A section of the Papio anubis isolate 15944 chromosome 16, Panubis1.0, whole genome shotgun sequence genome encodes:
- the LOC116270810 gene encoding adipogenin isoform X3 yields the protein MAQPARSLGAALPAQPRLAQLSHTCTMRYPLMPLVNDLTFSFLVFWFCLPVGVLFLLIIWLRFLLSQDSEENDSDVCLDWEPWSKGPAEFCWKGTLHGQEKERPCW from the exons ATGGCCCAGCCTGCCAGGTCCCTTGGGGCAGCcctgccagcccagcccaggctggcCCAGCTTAGCCACACATGCACCATGAGGTACCCTTTGATGCCGCTGGTGAACGacctcacattttctttcctggttttctgGTTCTGCCTCCCTGTGGGTGTGCTGTTCTTATTGATCATCTGGCTACGCTTCTTACTTAGCCAAG ATTCAGAGGAAAATGACTCCGATGTATGCTTGGATTGGGAGCCCTGGAGCAAAGGCCCGGCCGAGTTTTGCTGGAAGGGGACACTCCACGGCCAAGAGAAGGAGAGGCCCTGCTGGTGA
- the LOC116270810 gene encoding adipogenin isoform X2 yields MAQPARSLGAALPAQPRLAQLSHTCTMRYPLMPLVNDLTFSFLVFWFCLPVGVLFLLIIWLRFLLSQDSEENDSDVCLDWEPWSKGPAEFCWKGTLHGQEKERPCCLVFLESAGQW; encoded by the exons ATGGCCCAGCCTGCCAGGTCCCTTGGGGCAGCcctgccagcccagcccaggctggcCCAGCTTAGCCACACATGCACCATGAGGTACCCTTTGATGCCGCTGGTGAACGacctcacattttctttcctggttttctgGTTCTGCCTCCCTGTGGGTGTGCTGTTCTTATTGATCATCTGGCTACGCTTCTTACTTAGCCAAG ATTCAGAGGAAAATGACTCCGATGTATGCTTGGATTGGGAGCCCTGGAGCAAAGGCCCGGCCGAGTTTTGCTGGAAGGGGACACTCCACGGCCAAGAGAAGGAGAGGCCCTGCTG